The following coding sequences are from one Ruminococcus flavefaciens AE3010 window:
- a CDS encoding leucine-rich repeat domain-containing protein produces the protein MKTRIKRSMAAICAVTAICTSFGVNGFTGIGINPLTVSAVYTGQGTVSGECSDDYIYDEVENVRIYYKNQDRGVVITGCETKNTYTHISIPKHINGRDVVAVADNAFKGQEGILDIFFYGKDKLYETKYHPGGSSIGRTLFPGGSSISEIGKSAFEGCINLKFVRVGDRKLTVGDSAFRGCSNLSSVTFYNSSNCRIKEVYSDIGSFAFAGTAFTSFECAECNNIGYRAFYQCEKLKKIDVTAKELGNNCFGDCVSMTDVKVKADTIGYRSFDYVVNADIDAKTIGQDAFSFCYDLKSVRLKNTKSIGRYAFACCTGLEKINFPDTLEYIGDYAFIDDAKLRGSLVFIRDNDEKLNIGWDAFDSTSYEYVLLSGDINVEAYAFFGNKLKSAFVDEKVKINKYSLGYDNYVLIAGFTMYGNAETNTYASKNGIPYVRIDRNEYCNNLV, from the coding sequence ATGAAAACAAGAATAAAACGCAGTATGGCAGCTATATGCGCTGTAACAGCTATATGTACTTCGTTTGGTGTAAATGGATTCACAGGTATTGGCATCAATCCTTTAACAGTATCTGCAGTATATACAGGGCAGGGAACTGTTTCCGGAGAATGTTCAGATGATTATATATATGATGAAGTCGAAAATGTTCGGATATACTATAAAAATCAGGATAGAGGAGTAGTTATTACTGGCTGTGAGACTAAAAATACCTATACGCATATAAGTATACCTAAGCATATCAATGGCAGAGATGTGGTAGCAGTAGCAGACAATGCTTTCAAAGGTCAGGAAGGTATTCTGGATATATTCTTCTATGGAAAGGATAAATTATATGAAACAAAGTATCATCCGGGCGGTTCGAGTATTGGCAGAACTCTTTTTCCGGGAGGAAGCTCGATCTCTGAGATTGGTAAAAGTGCATTTGAAGGCTGTATAAACCTTAAATTTGTACGCGTAGGTGACAGAAAACTGACCGTCGGAGATTCGGCATTCAGAGGATGTTCTAATCTTAGTTCTGTTACCTTCTACAATTCTTCAAATTGCAGAATCAAAGAAGTATACAGCGATATCGGTTCATTTGCTTTTGCAGGCACAGCTTTTACATCTTTTGAATGTGCTGAATGTAATAATATCGGTTACAGAGCATTTTATCAGTGTGAAAAGCTTAAAAAGATAGATGTAACTGCAAAAGAGTTGGGAAACAATTGCTTTGGCGACTGCGTATCGATGACTGATGTAAAAGTCAAAGCAGATACCATCGGTTACCGCAGTTTCGATTACGTGGTCAATGCTGATATCGATGCAAAAACTATTGGTCAGGATGCTTTTTCGTTCTGTTATGATCTTAAAAGTGTGAGATTAAAAAATACAAAGAGTATCGGCAGATATGCTTTTGCGTGCTGTACAGGACTGGAGAAGATTAATTTCCCTGATACACTGGAATATATCGGAGATTATGCATTTATTGATGACGCAAAACTCAGAGGTTCTTTAGTATTTATAAGGGACAACGATGAGAAGCTTAATATAGGTTGGGATGCATTTGATTCTACTTCATATGAATATGTTTTGTTGAGTGGAGATATAAACGTTGAAGCCTATGCTTTCTTCGGCAATAAACTAAAAAGTGCATTTGTTGATGAAAAGGTGAAAATAAACAAATATTCATTAGGATATGATAATTATGTTCTTATCGCCGGATTTACTATGTATGGAAATGCTGAAACAAATACATATGCCTCAAAAAATGGTATTCCATATGTAAGGATCGACAGAAATGAATATTGTAATAACCTCGTTTAA
- a CDS encoding putative quinol monooxygenase yields the protein MKRFVEVHYYIKDGKRDEFYNAILERGIADASRAEEGNEKYEYYFSPENENELLLIELWSSAEAVELHMCSSHYKELGELKKEYVRDTVFTRYEIPED from the coding sequence ATGAAACGATTTGTTGAAGTTCATTATTATATCAAGGATGGAAAACGTGACGAATTCTATAATGCGATACTAGAACGTGGAATAGCTGATGCTTCACGCGCTGAGGAAGGCAACGAGAAGTATGAATACTATTTCAGCCCTGAGAATGAAAATGAATTGCTGCTCATTGAACTGTGGAGTTCAGCCGAAGCAGTGGAGCTTCATATGTGTTCTTCACACTATAAGGAGCTTGGAGAGCTGAAAAAGGAATATGTGAGAGATACAGTTTTTACACGGTATGAGATCCCGGAAGACTAA
- a CDS encoding flavodoxin family protein, whose protein sequence is MKVLIINGSPRINGNTSVAVNELVRTFEAEGVEAEVCQIGGKDIRGCIACGKCSELGRCVFNDEVNEIAVKFEQADGLVLASPVYYASANATLIACLDRLFYSSHFDKTMKVGASVVVARRGGCSSTFDELNKYFTICGMPVASSTYWNSVHGRLQGEAKYDSEGLSTMCNLAHNMSFLMKSIALGKEKYGMPEREYGEPTHFVRDDLK, encoded by the coding sequence ATGAAAGTACTGATCATCAACGGAAGTCCACGAATCAACGGTAACACATCTGTCGCGGTGAATGAACTTGTCAGAACATTTGAAGCCGAAGGCGTTGAAGCTGAGGTATGTCAGATTGGCGGCAAAGATATACGAGGCTGTATTGCTTGTGGAAAGTGTTCAGAGCTCGGTCGCTGTGTATTTAACGACGAAGTAAATGAAATCGCTGTAAAGTTTGAACAGGCAGACGGGCTTGTCTTAGCTTCTCCAGTCTATTATGCTTCGGCAAATGCTACTCTCATTGCCTGCCTTGACAGACTGTTTTACAGTTCTCACTTCGATAAAACCATGAAAGTCGGAGCAAGTGTTGTCGTTGCAAGACGAGGAGGATGTTCATCGACATTTGACGAACTGAACAAGTATTTTACAATTTGCGGTATGCCTGTCGCTTCAAGCACCTACTGGAATAGTGTTCATGGAAGGTTACAAGGCGAGGCGAAATATGATTCTGAAGGCTTGAGTACAATGTGTAATCTTGCTCATAATATGAGTTTCCTGATGAAATCTATCGCTCTTGGTAAAGAGAAATATGGTATGCCTGAAAGAGAATATGGTGAGCCGACACATTTTGTTCGCGATGACCTAAAATAA
- a CDS encoding SMI1/KNR4 family protein — METYTGKMIFSEFFAFLNSQNPSRQFHEIAPEKIQNFLAQFPNIKLPSAYVEFMRYAGNGLFWVGSDYGFNEVPELKEWADELLKENCFPHKMKEDYFVFWMHQGYMFYFFKLSEGDDPPVYYYSECAQISDFVKCSDSFTHFIMKQFGFYRHASEMN; from the coding sequence ATGGAAACATACACAGGGAAGATGATATTCTCTGAATTTTTTGCTTTTCTTAATTCACAAAATCCATCTCGTCAATTCCATGAGATTGCACCGGAAAAGATTCAGAATTTTCTGGCACAGTTTCCGAATATCAAGCTGCCGTCTGCATATGTGGAATTTATGCGATATGCTGGAAACGGGTTGTTCTGGGTAGGATCGGACTACGGTTTTAATGAAGTTCCGGAATTAAAAGAATGGGCTGATGAATTATTAAAAGAAAACTGTTTTCCACATAAGATGAAGGAAGACTATTTTGTATTCTGGATGCATCAAGGTTATATGTTCTATTTTTTCAAATTGTCAGAAGGCGATGATCCTCCTGTATATTACTATTCGGAATGTGCTCAAATATCAGACTTTGTAAAATGCAGTGACAGCTTTACTCATTTTATTATGAAGCAATTTGGCTTTTATCGTCATGCATCTGAAATGAACTGA
- a CDS encoding SDR family NAD(P)-dependent oxidoreductase has protein sequence MASIAIITGATGGLGQEFVREVLKEQVDEIWTVARNTEKLDKLKKQFEDKVRAVKCDLSKADDLAALKDLIIAEKPDIKLLINNAGMGDMGESSEFSDEYISKTVDLNCKAVCLLCNYAIPFMSKGARILNISSASSFQPVPYINLYAASKVFVRSYTRSLNVELKSKGIICTAVCPGWIDTDMLSKEYNGKPVKFPGLVSPNRVAVQALRDSVKGKDMSVCTLFVKYEHLLSKILPQKVLMKIWMYGIRDYV, from the coding sequence ATGGCATCAATTGCGATAATTACAGGAGCTACGGGAGGTCTCGGGCAGGAATTTGTCAGAGAAGTTTTGAAAGAACAGGTAGACGAGATATGGACAGTTGCAAGAAATACGGAGAAACTGGACAAGCTGAAAAAGCAGTTTGAGGATAAGGTTCGGGCAGTTAAATGCGATCTGAGCAAGGCTGACGATCTGGCGGCATTAAAAGATCTTATCATTGCGGAGAAGCCTGATATAAAGCTCCTTATCAACAATGCAGGTATGGGAGATATGGGCGAAAGTTCTGAGTTTTCAGATGAATATATTTCTAAGACCGTAGACCTGAATTGCAAAGCTGTATGTCTGCTGTGTAATTATGCGATTCCTTTTATGTCAAAGGGAGCACGGATACTGAATATATCATCAGCTTCATCATTCCAGCCTGTTCCGTACATAAACCTTTATGCTGCAAGCAAGGTATTTGTTCGGTCATATACACGCTCACTGAATGTGGAGCTTAAAAGCAAAGGTATAATCTGTACAGCAGTGTGTCCGGGCTGGATAGATACTGATATGCTGAGTAAGGAATACAATGGCAAACCTGTGAAGTTCCCGGGACTTGTTTCTCCTAACAGAGTGGCAGTTCAGGCGCTTCGTGATTCTGTAAAGGGGAAGGATATGTCAGTATGCACGCTTTTTGTCAAGTACGAGCACTTACTCAGCAAAATCCTTCCGCAGAAGGTTCTTATGAAAATATGGATGTATGGGATAAGAGATTATGTATAA
- a CDS encoding dockerin type I repeat-containing protein, protein MKKKVLATFIAVMSCVGTIPVSSISLTSMAEKALEQSVEDESSLKDYADSINEYLRSNSVLGYAYIQDFDATEKLLITYDSDLEKIKAYIADLGIDENIILYSQNHNDTLVSELSGKIVSLPDKLEYNIGEQIDLTGIRIEAAKWNEKAVVYSYPDVAFDYQSNIPKPATILLSTDFRSDKAGTYRVQALGLDNVSFEVKVVDNAATSDTTASPSTKPVKNDPTMLKGTKEMSLDDVKEIAKKKKNITWSDFADFNGEWNATDTYTQMCRFELEDGYYLLVEGNPPEAPEIIRLYHKDDPNFIDLRYHSVEKFIDEQFYKELQNMSEEELKAFFNEKGMTEEKGYRVWTKETALKALDNYFLTFLVALPASFTDKSGNTIINETTDKNDLSKMANDNSFGEQLSSFLGNFKVNINNQISLSSHFVYRSEDNDGTKVYRRYIIFNVYGSWARDTENQLLAGALNYIQFSPQFAGFEYEGRIPRYGTEDTGKLKGDANNDDQVDMSDVVFIMQCLANPDKYVLSEEGKANADIDGDGVTVGDAQSIQKRLLGIIDYITDLDTIRTMLSDYAADQMLHITVVPKEKMPEQFADKYVFVSQNSTHGGGSSYDEFLSKNYIDQSNIRNIPYDIDDDSELNKLCEKLYLFALENGISGGVYKYKDKIRLVYDFRHEDYNEKMDKFIKDNNIDPDMIMKEILE, encoded by the coding sequence ATGAAAAAGAAAGTTTTAGCAACTTTTATTGCTGTTATGAGCTGTGTAGGAACAATTCCTGTTTCAAGTATTTCGCTTACAAGTATGGCTGAGAAAGCTTTAGAACAATCAGTAGAAGATGAAAGTTCTCTTAAAGATTATGCAGACTCCATAAATGAATATCTACGTTCAAACAGCGTTTTAGGCTATGCATATATTCAGGATTTTGATGCCACTGAAAAACTGCTTATTACTTATGACAGTGACTTAGAAAAGATAAAAGCTTATATCGCAGACTTAGGCATTGATGAAAACATAATTCTTTATTCACAAAATCATAATGATACATTAGTTTCGGAATTATCAGGTAAAATTGTATCACTTCCTGACAAGCTTGAATACAATATTGGTGAACAAATAGACTTGACTGGCATAAGAATAGAAGCAGCAAAGTGGAATGAAAAAGCTGTTGTTTATTCATATCCAGATGTAGCTTTTGACTATCAGTCCAACATACCTAAACCTGCGACGATTCTTCTATCCACTGATTTCCGCAGTGATAAGGCAGGTACTTATAGAGTTCAGGCTTTGGGCTTGGATAACGTAAGCTTTGAGGTGAAGGTAGTTGATAACGCTGCAACTAGTGATACAACAGCCTCACCAAGTACAAAGCCTGTTAAAAACGATCCGACAATGCTTAAAGGTACAAAGGAAATGTCTCTTGATGACGTAAAGGAAATAGCAAAGAAAAAGAAGAACATTACATGGTCGGACTTCGCTGATTTCAATGGGGAATGGAATGCCACAGATACATATACTCAAATGTGCAGATTTGAGCTGGAGGACGGGTATTATCTCCTGGTTGAGGGCAATCCTCCCGAAGCTCCCGAAATTATCAGGCTTTATCACAAGGACGATCCCAACTTCATAGACCTCCGCTATCATAGCGTTGAAAAATTCATCGACGAGCAGTTCTATAAAGAACTGCAAAATATGTCCGAAGAGGAACTGAAGGCATTCTTCAACGAAAAAGGCATGACTGAAGAAAAGGGCTACAGAGTATGGACAAAGGAAACAGCTCTGAAGGCTCTCGACAACTACTTTCTTACATTCCTTGTAGCGCTGCCTGCAAGCTTTACCGATAAAAGCGGCAATACGATCATCAACGAGACAACCGATAAAAATGACCTGTCCAAAATGGCAAACGATAACAGCTTCGGGGAACAGCTCAGCAGTTTTTTAGGGAACTTTAAGGTAAATATCAATAATCAGATCTCTCTGTCAAGTCACTTTGTTTACCGCAGCGAAGACAACGACGGCACAAAGGTCTACAGAAGATACATAATCTTTAATGTATATGGCTCCTGGGCAAGAGATACAGAGAATCAGCTGCTTGCAGGCGCTCTGAACTATATCCAGTTCAGTCCTCAGTTTGCAGGCTTTGAATATGAGGGCAGGATACCGCGCTACGGCACAGAGGACACGGGAAAGCTCAAAGGCGACGCCAACAACGACGATCAGGTGGATATGTCTGATGTTGTATTCATCATGCAGTGCCTTGCAAATCCCGATAAATATGTACTCTCCGAAGAGGGCAAAGCCAATGCGGACATTGACGGTGACGGTGTGACCGTAGGTGACGCTCAGAGCATACAGAAGCGGCTTCTCGGCATAATAGACTACATCACAGACCTTGACACCATAAGGACTATGCTTTCAGACTATGCTGCGGATCAGATGCTGCACATAACAGTAGTTCCAAAGGAGAAAATGCCCGAGCAGTTCGCGGACAAGTACGTTTTTGTAAGTCAAAACTCAACACACGGCGGAGGCTCATCTTACGATGAATTTCTGAGTAAGAATTACATAGACCAGTCAAATATAAGAAATATACCTTACGATATCGACGATGATTCCGAACTGAATAAGCTTTGCGAAAAGCTTTACCTCTTTGCTCTTGAAAATGGTATCTCCGGCGGAGTATACAAATACAAGGATAAGATCAGACTTGTGTACGATTTCCGCCATGAAGACTATAATGAAAAGATGGATAAATTCATCAAGGACAACAACATCGATCCCGATATGATCATGAAAGAAATACTTGAATAA
- a CDS encoding IS4 family transposase, whose amino-acid sequence MEKNNSYFVVDPKRDFVRKSELSFSKTLRFILGMGSQTLGKELVEFYDYDSKMVSVSAIVQRRAKILPAAFQYLFHKFNETFSQTSFFHGYRLYAVDGSDIHIPTDPDDKDTFYRANNDVKGYNLMHLNALYDIMNRRYINAVLQDSRCENEHSALISMLENIGHESIIVADRGYESYNTIAHLENNGLKYVMRIKTSGGIAHKFNIPHNEEADFAANIIITRRQTNEVKANPELYRYLPHSSNFDFLPKESKDTYPLKFRIIRLKISEDNYETIVTNLCDDEFSDEDIKMIYKMRWGIETTFRELKYQVGLIAFHSKKKDCVIQEIFASLIMYNFSMLITENITIDDDKHNDYRYKINYAFAIHICIKFFRSAHANPFLLEELIARNKCPVRPDRIADRKTRYHSAIPFNYRLS is encoded by the coding sequence ATGGAGAAAAATAACTCTTATTTCGTAGTTGATCCTAAGAGAGATTTTGTTCGTAAAAGTGAGCTGTCTTTCTCAAAAACATTGAGATTCATTCTCGGAATGGGCAGCCAGACACTTGGCAAGGAGCTTGTAGAATTCTATGATTATGATTCAAAAATGGTATCTGTGTCTGCTATCGTTCAGAGAAGAGCTAAAATACTTCCTGCTGCTTTTCAGTATCTGTTCCATAAATTCAATGAAACATTTTCTCAAACCAGTTTCTTTCACGGCTACAGGCTTTATGCTGTGGACGGTTCTGATATACATATTCCTACTGATCCTGATGATAAGGATACTTTTTATCGTGCAAATAATGATGTAAAAGGCTATAACCTCATGCATCTGAATGCTTTGTATGACATTATGAACCGTAGATATATCAATGCTGTATTACAGGACAGTCGTTGTGAAAATGAGCATTCTGCTCTCATAAGTATGCTTGAAAATATCGGACATGAGTCCATTATCGTTGCGGATAGAGGATATGAATCCTACAACACGATCGCTCATCTTGAAAATAACGGCTTGAAATATGTGATGCGCATCAAGACAAGCGGTGGAATTGCTCATAAATTCAACATTCCCCATAATGAGGAAGCTGATTTTGCTGCAAATATTATTATTACAAGAAGACAAACTAATGAAGTTAAGGCTAATCCTGAACTTTATCGTTATCTTCCGCACTCTTCAAATTTCGACTTCCTTCCGAAAGAATCGAAAGATACATATCCTCTTAAATTCAGGATAATAAGGCTCAAGATATCTGAAGATAACTATGAAACCATTGTTACCAATCTCTGTGATGATGAGTTCTCTGACGAAGATATAAAGATGATATACAAAATGCGCTGGGGTATCGAGACTACATTCAGAGAACTGAAGTACCAGGTTGGTCTTATTGCTTTCCATTCAAAGAAAAAGGACTGCGTGATACAGGAAATCTTTGCAAGTCTTATCATGTATAACTTCTCTATGCTGATCACCGAAAATATCACCATAGATGACGATAAGCATAATGATTACCGCTATAAAATCAATTATGCTTTTGCTATACATATCTGCATCAAATTCTTTCGCTCTGCACACGCAAATCCTTTTCTTTTGGAAGAGCTGATAGCAAGAAACAAGTGCCCTGTCAGACCTGATCGTATTGCTGATAGGAAAACTCGATATCATTCTGCTATTCCCTTCAACTACAGACTATCATAA
- a CDS encoding aldo/keto reductase, whose product MKQYILANGVQIPVIGLGTWQTPDDEIGYQAVLSALQIGYRHIDTAQGYRNEDIVGRAVKDSGIIREEIFITSKLDNPNHGYDNTMRSFERTLEQLGTDYVDLFLIHWPNPLQYRKTWQQTNAETWRAFEELYNAGKIRAIGVSNFRQHHIDELMKTAKISPMVNQIRLCPGETQDELVTYCKERNILLEAYSPLGTGQIFKVPEMQALAVKYQKSIAQICIRWSLQNSFLPLPKSVTAERIRENMDVFGFELSDDDVRLIADLTGCIGLSKDPDTINW is encoded by the coding sequence ATGAAACAGTATATACTTGCAAATGGCGTTCAGATCCCAGTAATCGGACTCGGTACATGGCAGACGCCTGATGACGAAATCGGCTATCAGGCTGTGCTTTCTGCGTTACAGATAGGCTATCGGCATATTGACACAGCACAGGGCTATCGTAACGAAGACATTGTTGGCAGAGCGGTCAAGGACAGCGGAATTATCCGTGAAGAAATATTCATCACTTCAAAATTGGATAATCCAAATCACGGATATGACAATACAATGCGTTCTTTTGAAAGAACACTTGAACAGTTGGGAACGGATTATGTCGATCTCTTTCTCATTCACTGGCCGAATCCTCTGCAATACCGTAAAACATGGCAGCAGACAAATGCAGAAACATGGAGGGCGTTTGAAGAACTCTATAATGCAGGAAAAATAAGAGCAATCGGTGTGAGCAATTTCAGACAGCATCATATTGATGAACTGATGAAAACAGCTAAAATTTCACCGATGGTGAATCAGATACGCCTTTGTCCAGGGGAGACGCAGGACGAACTTGTTACATATTGTAAAGAACGTAATATTCTGCTGGAAGCATACAGCCCCCTTGGAACAGGGCAGATATTCAAAGTTCCTGAAATGCAAGCGCTTGCAGTAAAATATCAGAAAAGCATCGCTCAGATCTGTATCCGTTGGAGTCTGCAAAACAGCTTTCTGCCGCTTCCGAAGTCTGTTACGGCAGAGAGAATTCGCGAAAACATGGATGTATTCGGTTTTGAGCTATCTGATGATGATGTCAGACTGATTGCTGATCTGACAGGATGTATCGGACTTTCCAAAGATCCTGATACGATCAACTGGTAA
- a CDS encoding serine hydrolase domain-containing protein: protein MTKDELHRYIEESKGSESNICQICAYKDGEKAYSDTWHNYRKDDCVHIMSATKSIMALLIGIALDKGQIGSIDDKVLDYFPDYKVKRGEKTIYDVTIRHLLTMRAPYKSKGDPWSKVCSSDNWTYASLDFLGGRNGLTGEFNYKTVCLHILTGILYKATKMKTVDYANKYLFGPLSIRPYSVYIAKSAEEHKKFTIEKTPKENVWFCDTEDLGTPGYGLCMSAEDMAKIGLLCLNKGVYNGRRIISSSWIEEMTRPRVIENQNWQGMEYGYLWWILDREKKIYAALGNSGNVIYINPDKNIVIAVASYFKPTVIDRVDFIREHIEPFVSELILDNYCINDS, encoded by the coding sequence ATGACAAAGGACGAACTTCATAGGTATATTGAGGAAAGTAAAGGCAGTGAAAGTAATATATGCCAGATCTGCGCTTACAAAGACGGAGAAAAGGCCTACAGTGACACATGGCACAATTACAGAAAAGACGATTGCGTACACATAATGTCTGCTACCAAAAGCATTATGGCATTGCTCATAGGAATTGCTCTGGATAAAGGGCAGATAGGGAGTATAGATGATAAAGTCCTTGACTATTTTCCTGATTATAAAGTCAAACGCGGTGAAAAGACCATATACGATGTTACTATCAGACATCTGCTGACTATGAGAGCACCATATAAAAGCAAGGGTGATCCGTGGTCGAAGGTGTGCTCAAGCGATAACTGGACTTATGCTTCTCTTGATTTCCTTGGTGGAAGGAACGGTTTGACAGGTGAATTCAACTATAAAACGGTTTGTCTGCATATACTGACGGGAATACTATACAAGGCAACAAAAATGAAGACCGTTGATTACGCAAACAAATACCTTTTTGGACCGCTGAGTATCAGACCTTACTCGGTCTATATAGCAAAATCAGCCGAGGAGCACAAGAAGTTTACCATAGAGAAAACTCCGAAAGAGAATGTATGGTTCTGCGATACCGAGGACTTGGGCACTCCCGGATATGGACTTTGTATGTCGGCGGAGGATATGGCTAAGATAGGTCTGTTATGTCTGAATAAAGGCGTTTATAACGGAAGGCGTATCATTTCTTCAAGCTGGATAGAAGAAATGACACGTCCCAGAGTTATAGAAAATCAGAACTGGCAGGGCATGGAATACGGCTATCTGTGGTGGATATTAGACCGTGAAAAGAAAATATACGCTGCTCTTGGAAACAGTGGTAACGTTATTTATATCAATCCTGATAAAAATATCGTTATTGCTGTAGCGTCCTATTTCAAACCAACTGTTATTGACAGAGTGGATTTCATAAGAGAACACATTGAACCGTTTGTGAGTGAGCTGATTTTAGACAATTACTGTATAAACGATAGTTAA
- a CDS encoding IS4 family transposase, with protein sequence MEKNNSDFVVDPKRDFVRKSELSFSKTLRFILGMGSQTLGKELVEFYDYDSKMVSVSAIVQRRAKILPAAFQYLFHKFNETFSQTNFFHGYRLYAVDGSDIHIPTDPDDKDTFYRANNDVKGYNLMHLNALYDIMNRRYIDAVLQDSRNENEHSALISMLENIGHESIIVADRGYESYNTIAHLENNGLKYVMRIKTSGGIAHKFNIPHNEEADFAANIIITRRQTNEVKANPELYRYLPHSSNFDFLPKESKDTYPLKFRIIRLKISEDNYETIVTNLCDDEFSAEDIKMIYKMRWGIETSFRELKYQVGLIAFHSKKKDCVIQEIFASLIMYNLSMLITENITIDDDKHNDYRYKINYAFAIHICIKFFRSAHANPFLLEELIARNKCPVRPDRIADRKTRYHSAIPFNYRLS encoded by the coding sequence ATGGAGAAAAATAACTCTGATTTCGTAGTTGATCCTAAGAGAGATTTTGTTCGTAAAAGTGAGCTATCTTTCTCAAAAACATTGAGATTCATTCTCGGAATGGGCAGCCAGACACTTGGCAAGGAGCTTGTAGAATTCTATGATTATGATTCAAAAATGGTATCTGTGTCTGCTATCGTTCAGAGAAGAGCTAAAATACTTCCTGCTGCTTTTCAGTATCTGTTCCATAAATTCAATGAAACATTTTCTCAAACCAATTTCTTTCACGGCTACAGGCTTTATGCTGTGGACGGTTCTGATATACATATTCCTACTGATCCTGATGATAAGGATACTTTTTATCGTGCAAATAATGATGTAAAAGGCTATAACCTCATGCATCTGAATGCTTTGTATGACATTATGAACCGTAGATATATCGATGCTGTATTACAGGACAGTCGCAATGAAAATGAGCATTCTGCTCTCATAAGTATGCTTGAAAATATCGGACATGAGTCCATTATCGTTGCGGATAGAGGATATGAATCCTACAACACGATCGCTCATCTTGAAAATAACGGCTTGAAATATGTGATGCGCATCAAGACAAGCGGTGGAATTGCTCATAAATTCAACATTCCCCATAATGAGGAAGCTGATTTTGCTGCAAATATTATTATTACAAGAAGACAAACTAATGAAGTTAAGGCTAATCCTGAACTTTATCGTTATCTTCCGCACTCTTCAAATTTCGACTTCCTTCCGAAAGAATCGAAAGATACATATCCTCTTAAATTCAGGATAATAAGGCTCAAGATATCTGAAGATAACTATGAAACCATTGTTACCAATCTCTGTGATGATGAGTTCTCTGCCGAAGATATAAAGATGATATACAAAATGCGCTGGGGGATCGAGACTTCATTCAGAGAACTGAAGTACCAGGTTGGTCTTATTGCTTTCCATTCAAAGAAAAAGGACTGCGTGATACAGGAAATCTTTGCAAGTCTTATCATGTATAACTTATCTATGCTGATTACCGAAAATATCACCATAGATGACGATAAGCATAATGATTACCGCTATAAAATCAATTATGCTTTTGCTATACATATCTGCATCAAATTCTTTCGCTCTGCACACGCAAATCCTTTTCTTTTGGAAGAGCTGATAGCAAGAAACAAGTGCCCTGTCAGACCTGATCGTATTGCTGATAGGAAAACTCGATATCATTCTGCTATTCCCTTCAACTACAGACTATCATAA